A single region of the Lysinibacillus sp. B2A1 genome encodes:
- a CDS encoding diaminopimelate epimerase: protein MLQEVEFIKMNPTENMTVLIKTPHAIADYTKIATKIMSYSNVHAEQVGFICESAHDDVHARLCMSGGEFCGNACMALACLLASEQPSIKNVVLESSGMEDLVICTVEKNAQQFECQVTMPVPDKIWSRKLPFGEINLETIFIKYNCFLHIIVKVIAFDNAVKENAESLAKLLGSAMDEQLIGILLYKEETAELKPLIFVPALDSMVWESGCGSGTASIGYFLAWKNRAKIMTNVKQPGGIIQVFANYTETSKYAHIKGVVEIVAKGTAYIEL, encoded by the coding sequence ATGTTACAGGAAGTTGAATTTATAAAAATGAACCCTACAGAAAATATGACTGTATTAATAAAAACACCTCATGCTATTGCAGATTACACAAAAATTGCGACCAAAATAATGTCTTATAGCAATGTCCATGCTGAACAGGTTGGCTTTATATGTGAATCAGCACATGATGATGTACATGCAAGGCTCTGCATGTCAGGTGGGGAGTTTTGTGGAAATGCTTGTATGGCACTAGCTTGTTTACTCGCATCAGAGCAGCCAAGTATAAAAAATGTTGTACTGGAGTCCTCCGGGATGGAGGATTTAGTTATTTGTACTGTTGAAAAAAATGCTCAGCAATTTGAATGCCAAGTAACTATGCCTGTGCCTGATAAAATTTGGAGCAGAAAGCTTCCTTTTGGAGAAATCAATCTGGAAACAATTTTTATTAAATATAACTGCTTTCTTCACATTATTGTCAAAGTAATTGCCTTTGATAATGCTGTAAAGGAAAATGCAGAGAGTCTAGCTAAATTATTGGGCAGCGCAATGGATGAACAACTAATCGGTATATTATTGTACAAAGAAGAAACTGCCGAATTAAAGCCTCTCATTTTTGTACCAGCTTTAGATAGCATGGTTTGGGAAAGTGGATGTGGCTCAGGAACAGCATCTATCGGTTATTTTTTAGCATGGAAAAACAGGGCTAAGATTATGACCAATGTGAAGCAGCCAGGAGGCATTATTCAAGTTTTTGCTAATTACACAGAGACATCAAAGTATGCACATATTAAGGGTGTTGTTGAAATAGTAGCAAAGGGAACAGCATATATTGAACTTTAA
- a CDS encoding SAM-dependent methyltransferase translates to MKVAQSFLGKLHDFDNKFQLLINQSNQHQAENENIELREIIDDYSSFITNPDHEKYWLHLDSSTEIVTLIEKLRANSSVCVKLMEKYRALKLLHENEEIADYFRNIEDCIEKEFGGFQITNQSKVLLVGSGAFPMTLLLIAERTGAEVFGIDIDDEAIQLGRQVVHKLGKHLPIQIYNKPVEDLAAIQQISHIIFSSTVSCKYDILEQLYDVTKQDVIVAMRYGDGLKSLFNYPMRTVDATKWQLVEQIMHPQSVFDIALYQKAQSI, encoded by the coding sequence GTGAAGGTTGCACAATCTTTTTTAGGAAAACTACATGACTTTGATAATAAATTTCAGCTCTTGATTAATCAAAGCAATCAGCATCAAGCGGAGAATGAAAATATAGAGCTACGAGAAATAATCGATGACTATTCTTCGTTTATTACGAATCCTGATCATGAAAAATATTGGCTTCATTTAGATTCATCAACTGAAATAGTAACGTTAATCGAGAAACTAAGAGCAAACTCCTCTGTTTGTGTGAAACTTATGGAAAAATATCGTGCTTTAAAATTATTGCATGAAAATGAGGAAATCGCTGACTATTTTCGTAATATTGAAGACTGTATTGAAAAGGAATTTGGCGGCTTTCAAATTACCAATCAATCCAAAGTGTTATTAGTGGGGTCTGGCGCTTTTCCTATGACCTTATTATTGATTGCAGAACGAACAGGTGCCGAAGTCTTTGGCATTGATATTGATGATGAAGCCATTCAATTGGGTAGACAGGTAGTACATAAATTAGGAAAGCATTTACCGATTCAAATTTACAATAAGCCTGTAGAGGACCTCGCAGCTATTCAACAAATTAGCCATATTATATTTAGCTCAACCGTTAGCTGCAAATATGACATATTAGAACAATTATATGATGTCACAAAACAGGATGTAATCGTTGCTATGCGATATGGAGATGGATTAAAGTCTCTTTTTAATTATCCAATGAGAACGGTAGACGCAACAAAATGGCAATTAGTAGAGCAAATTATGCACCCTCAAAGTGTATTCGATATTGCTTTGTATCAAAAAGCTCAATCAATTTGA
- a CDS encoding DUF2338 domain-containing protein, with the protein MTYFKRVLLLGTGPTAIQLAVNLKNYLNSKVAIAGRESLRSNMFYEAVIQQQLAIKVHIQNPQHQSVAGECMLDDLFKGYHTISGDWDTVVLSVTTDAYMDVLSQIDSQVLKKVKCFLLISPTFGSNHLIRNYLKQISSCAEVISFSTYYGDTRWLQDVPSNEVITTGVKKTIYIGSYGTKMDRLAKLSELFYQLGIELKVLATPLEAETRNISLYVHPALFMNDFSLKAIFDEQTITKYVYKLYPEGPITYTMIRHLLNYWKEMMEIVKQVNIQPLNLLKFMVDDNYPLQSASIARQDIENFSKLESIHQEYLLYIRYASLLIDPFSKPTQEGKYFDFSAVPLRRIFMNHQGEWDIPRMPKEDYYRVKIIQGIAKALRLESPTIDLFIQTYEEKLQQMVASSQNRSYSEAFQVKSFSQDIEMICKELT; encoded by the coding sequence ATGACTTATTTTAAAAGGGTTTTACTGTTAGGAACAGGGCCGACAGCTATTCAATTAGCTGTCAATCTTAAGAATTATTTAAATAGTAAAGTAGCTATAGCTGGCCGAGAGTCTTTACGCTCCAATATGTTCTATGAGGCTGTAATCCAACAGCAGCTTGCAATTAAAGTACATATACAAAATCCACAGCATCAATCTGTCGCGGGAGAATGTATGCTCGATGATCTTTTTAAGGGATATCATACAATTTCAGGGGATTGGGATACGGTTGTCCTAAGTGTCACTACTGATGCTTATATGGACGTATTATCACAAATTGATAGCCAAGTATTGAAGAAGGTCAAATGCTTTCTTTTAATTTCACCAACATTTGGCTCTAATCATTTAATTAGGAATTATTTAAAGCAAATTTCTTCTTGTGCTGAGGTGATTAGCTTTTCAACCTACTATGGTGATACAAGGTGGCTACAGGATGTACCTTCAAATGAGGTGATAACAACAGGAGTAAAGAAAACCATTTACATTGGCTCCTATGGGACGAAAATGGATCGCTTGGCAAAGCTAAGTGAACTATTTTATCAGCTAGGTATTGAATTAAAAGTTTTAGCAACACCGTTAGAGGCAGAAACAAGAAATATCTCTTTATATGTACATCCTGCCTTGTTTATGAATGATTTTTCATTAAAGGCTATATTTGACGAGCAAACAATAACGAAGTATGTTTATAAGCTTTATCCTGAGGGGCCTATTACATATACAATGATTCGCCATTTATTAAATTATTGGAAAGAAATGATGGAGATTGTGAAGCAGGTCAATATTCAACCTCTGAATTTATTAAAGTTCATGGTAGACGATAACTATCCATTACAATCTGCTAGTATTGCTCGACAAGATATAGAAAATTTCAGCAAGCTTGAGTCTATTCATCAAGAGTATCTGCTCTATATTCGATATGCTTCTTTATTAATAGATCCATTTTCTAAACCCACTCAAGAGGGAAAATATTTTGATTTTTCAGCAGTTCCTCTTAGAAGGATTTTTATGAATCATCAGGGTGAATGGGATATTCCTAGAATGCCCAAAGAAGATTACTACCGTGTGAAAATTATTCAGGGAATTGCTAAGGCACTAAGGCTGGAAAGTCCAACAATTGATTTATTCATACAGACTTATGAAGAAAAACTGCAACAAATGGTCGCTTCATCTCAGAACAGATCATACTCAGAGGCCTTTCAAGTAAAATCTTTTTCACAAGATATCGAGATGATATGCAAGGAATTAACATAA
- the nikA gene encoding nickel ABC transporter, nickel/metallophore periplasmic binding protein, with product MIFTLFILVACSTTTEKSELKKDELVYATVKDINDMNPHLYPGSMSAQGMVYESLVENTEDGIKPLLAESWDISKDGTIYTFHLRKDVVFHDGEPFNADAVKQNIEAVQRNKEKHAWIKLSTKILNVEAVDEWTVRLTLSEAYYPTLVELSMTRPYVFLSPKDFKNGETKDGVQGFHGTGPYQLMEHKVDQYAVFEANEKYWAGSPKLKKITAKVLPAGETTLLALQKGEVNFAFTDDRGADSIHIEGMNKLVQTGDYQLVRSKQMNTKMIVANSSKMDNPVSDKSVREAIWYAIDRETISRDIFEEAETPANSLFSTNINYAGIPLQQRNYDAVKANDLLEKAGWTRSTEGAVREKNGKKLMIQLFYDSNSSSQKAQGEYMQHALKGIGIDLELIGEESTSIANRRTTGEYDLLFNQTWGLAYDPQSTVAAFTASYKHATQGIANANQFYQKIEDVLVSREEDQRRALYKDILTTVHEEAIFIPLTNGNVTVVAPKQLQGISFKQTQYELPFEQMYFQ from the coding sequence ATGATTTTTACACTATTCATACTAGTGGCATGTTCAACGACTACAGAAAAAAGTGAGTTGAAAAAAGATGAGCTTGTGTATGCCACTGTAAAGGACATTAATGACATGAACCCTCATTTATACCCTGGCTCCATGTCAGCCCAGGGCATGGTTTATGAATCGTTAGTAGAAAATACGGAGGATGGCATTAAACCATTGCTTGCTGAATCCTGGGATATTTCGAAGGATGGGACAATCTATACCTTCCATTTAAGAAAAGATGTTGTCTTTCATGATGGAGAGCCGTTTAATGCGGATGCTGTCAAACAAAATATTGAGGCCGTTCAGCGAAATAAGGAAAAGCATGCATGGATTAAATTATCAACAAAAATTTTGAATGTAGAGGCTGTTGATGAATGGACTGTACGTTTAACACTTTCTGAGGCATATTATCCAACATTAGTGGAATTATCCATGACACGTCCATATGTGTTCCTCTCGCCAAAAGATTTTAAAAATGGGGAAACAAAAGATGGTGTACAAGGTTTTCATGGCACAGGACCTTATCAGCTAATGGAGCATAAGGTAGATCAATATGCTGTGTTTGAGGCAAATGAAAAATATTGGGCGGGATCACCGAAGTTAAAAAAAATTACAGCGAAAGTTTTGCCTGCGGGAGAAACAACACTACTAGCCCTGCAAAAAGGGGAAGTGAATTTTGCCTTTACGGATGATCGAGGTGCGGACAGTATTCATATCGAAGGCATGAACAAGCTAGTACAGACAGGTGATTATCAACTTGTTAGAAGTAAACAAATGAATACAAAAATGATTGTGGCTAACAGCAGTAAAATGGATAATCCCGTTAGTGATAAGAGTGTTCGGGAGGCTATTTGGTACGCCATTGATCGCGAAACAATTAGCCGTGATATTTTCGAAGAGGCAGAAACACCAGCAAATTCACTTTTTTCCACAAATATTAATTATGCAGGTATTCCATTACAACAACGAAATTATGATGCTGTAAAAGCGAATGATTTATTAGAAAAAGCCGGATGGACAAGGAGTACTGAGGGAGCAGTACGAGAGAAAAATGGCAAGAAATTAATGATACAACTTTTTTACGATAGTAATTCATCGTCTCAAAAGGCACAGGGAGAGTATATGCAACACGCATTGAAAGGCATTGGCATCGATTTAGAATTAATTGGGGAGGAATCCACTTCCATCGCCAATCGAAGAACAACAGGAGAGTATGATTTATTATTCAATCAAACATGGGGCTTAGCCTATGATCCGCAAAGTACTGTGGCTGCTTTTACGGCTTCTTATAAACATGCAACACAGGGAATTGCAAATGCCAATCAATTCTATCAAAAAATTGAGGATGTTTTAGTTTCAAGAGAGGAAGACCAGCGCAGGGCATTATACAAGGATATTTTGACAACTGTACATGAGGAAGCAATCTTCATTCCTCTTACGAATGGCAATGTAACGGTAGTTGCTCCTAAGCAATTACAGGGTATTTCGTTTAAGCAGACGCAATACGAATTACCATTTGAACAAATGTATTTTCAATAG
- a CDS encoding nickel ABC transporter permease subunit NikB (with NikACDE is involved in nickel transport into the cell), with protein sequence MGAYIFKRMLITIPMLIAVSFITFLLVSFSPIEPAEIVLQAQEVPVITEELLHQTNEELGFNKPFLTQYLNWLKESLRFNFGDSYVKNESVMNLIQPAFSNTLKLTIASSIFIVIFSIVFGVICALHERQVVDRTLSAILMLLTAIPSYGLGALFIILFSVKLDLLPTSGMEDGLKSYVLPVIVLALGYIGIYFRTIRSAMLNQIQEDYVLYDRACGLSEGKITWHILRNSLQVAVSIFCMAIPLILGGTVVIENIFAWPGLGSLSLNAILSRDYPVIQAYVLIVTATFVVFNMLADMINVTLNPRLRSGDK encoded by the coding sequence ATGGGAGCTTATATTTTTAAGAGGATGCTTATCACAATTCCCATGCTTATTGCTGTATCATTTATAACCTTTCTATTAGTTAGTTTTTCTCCCATAGAGCCTGCTGAGATTGTGTTACAGGCTCAAGAGGTTCCTGTCATCACGGAGGAATTACTGCATCAAACGAATGAAGAGCTTGGATTTAATAAGCCATTTCTTACGCAATACTTAAATTGGCTGAAGGAAAGTCTGCGTTTTAATTTTGGTGATTCCTATGTGAAAAATGAATCAGTTATGAACCTTATCCAGCCCGCTTTTAGTAATACATTAAAATTGACGATTGCCTCCTCAATTTTTATTGTGATTTTTTCTATAGTATTCGGCGTAATTTGCGCCCTCCATGAAAGACAGGTTGTTGATCGAACATTAAGTGCGATTTTGATGTTATTGACGGCTATACCATCCTATGGGTTAGGTGCTTTATTTATTATACTGTTTTCCGTCAAACTCGATCTTCTACCAACTAGTGGAATGGAGGATGGACTCAAAAGCTATGTTTTACCTGTTATCGTATTAGCTTTAGGCTATATTGGCATTTATTTCAGAACAATTCGTAGTGCGATGCTTAATCAAATACAGGAGGATTATGTACTTTATGATCGCGCATGTGGTCTTTCAGAGGGAAAAATTACTTGGCATATTTTACGTAATTCACTACAGGTAGCGGTATCGATATTTTGTATGGCGATTCCGTTAATTTTAGGAGGAACAGTAGTGATTGAAAATATTTTTGCCTGGCCTGGATTGGGGAGCTTAAGTTTAAATGCCATTCTAAGCAGAGATTATCCAGTAATCCAAGCATACGTTTTGATTGTAACTGCTACATTTGTTGTTTTTAACATGCTTGCAGATATGATAAATGTCACGTTGAATCCTCGTCTAAGGAGTGGTGATAAGTGA
- a CDS encoding peptide ABC transporter permease: MITIKSLSKDKVGLCSLFFIVLVMLVGLLAPMLAPHDPLAVRMELRYAPPAWEYLFGNDHLGRDIFSRILYGIRPSVLWVFVALIISTSLGALLGFLSGYFRGNVDALVMRICDVMLSFPTYVITMAIVAILGVGLENILIAFIIIKWAWFTRIIRTSVLQYVEMDYVKYARTIGMSPFYIIYKHILPLSFSDIAVVASSSMSSMMLQISGLSFLGLGMKAPHAEWGMMLSEAREVMFTRPELMIAPGVAIVSVVLAFNFLADSLQVALNPKLRQPEKRKRNKLQIMLLKREVAK; this comes from the coding sequence GTGATAACTATAAAAAGTTTAAGCAAAGATAAAGTCGGTTTATGTTCCTTGTTTTTTATAGTGCTTGTCATGCTAGTCGGTTTGTTAGCACCAATGTTAGCACCACATGATCCATTGGCTGTTAGGATGGAGCTTCGTTATGCACCACCTGCCTGGGAGTACTTATTTGGAAACGATCATTTAGGTAGAGATATTTTTTCAAGAATTCTATATGGAATACGACCAAGTGTATTGTGGGTATTTGTTGCTTTAATTATTTCTACTTCATTAGGGGCATTGCTTGGCTTTTTATCGGGTTATTTTAGAGGGAATGTAGATGCATTGGTGATGAGGATCTGTGATGTGATGCTGTCCTTTCCTACATATGTTATTACCATGGCTATTGTAGCTATTTTAGGTGTGGGTTTAGAAAATATTCTGATTGCTTTTATCATCATTAAATGGGCATGGTTTACTCGTATTATCAGAACGTCTGTATTGCAGTATGTGGAGATGGATTATGTAAAATATGCCCGTACTATTGGCATGTCCCCATTCTATATCATCTATAAACATATTCTACCATTAAGTTTTTCAGATATAGCAGTTGTAGCAAGCAGCTCAATGAGTTCAATGATGCTGCAAATATCCGGCCTATCTTTTTTAGGATTAGGTATGAAGGCCCCACATGCAGAGTGGGGGATGATGTTAAGTGAAGCAAGGGAGGTTATGTTTACCCGTCCAGAATTAATGATTGCTCCTGGTGTTGCCATAGTAAGTGTAGTGTTAGCCTTTAATTTTTTAGCAGATTCTTTACAGGTTGCACTTAATCCAAAACTTCGACAACCTGAAAAACGAAAAAGAAATAAATTACAAATTATGCTACTTAAAAGAGAGGTGGCGAAATAG
- a CDS encoding nickel import ATP-binding protein NikD, protein MVVLEVKQLRVWDEYTGHVIVHNTSFKLESGKCLAIVGESGSGKSLTCRAIMRLTKKSFRQSGEIYLTDVALHELSEQNMRKKRGKHLYMILQNGMTAFDPSSKIKVQLMEILKTHFDWNEQVMEQKLTQAMESVNLKNTKKSLNCYPHQLSGGMLQRIMIALALVLEPDVIIADEPTTALDTISQFEVINQLLQLRQSMKSAIIFVSHDLGIVRKIADEVIVMKDGEVVEQGSVERIFTNPSHDYTKFLMSTREVLSTKFKEIMEKSDAVKR, encoded by the coding sequence ATGGTTGTATTAGAGGTAAAGCAGTTAAGAGTATGGGATGAATACACAGGGCATGTCATTGTTCATAACACCTCTTTTAAGCTAGAAAGTGGGAAATGCCTTGCCATTGTTGGCGAGAGTGGAAGTGGCAAATCCCTTACTTGTCGAGCTATTATGCGACTTACTAAAAAATCATTCCGACAATCAGGTGAAATATATTTAACTGATGTTGCATTACATGAGTTATCTGAGCAAAACATGCGGAAAAAAAGAGGAAAACATTTATATATGATCCTTCAAAATGGGATGACAGCATTTGATCCTTCTAGCAAGATAAAGGTACAGTTAATGGAAATATTAAAAACTCATTTTGATTGGAATGAGCAGGTAATGGAGCAAAAGTTGACGCAAGCTATGGAGAGTGTCAATTTGAAAAATACCAAAAAAAGTTTAAATTGTTACCCACATCAGCTATCAGGTGGAATGCTTCAGCGAATAATGATTGCCTTAGCATTAGTGCTAGAGCCAGATGTCATCATTGCAGATGAACCTACTACTGCATTAGATACAATTTCACAGTTTGAGGTAATAAATCAGCTATTACAGCTTCGCCAATCAATGAAAAGTGCTATTATTTTTGTTTCCCATGATCTAGGAATCGTTCGCAAAATTGCTGATGAGGTGATTGTGATGAAGGACGGAGAGGTTGTCGAACAGGGGAGTGTAGAGAGGATTTTTACGAATCCATCCCATGACTACACGAAATTCTTGATGTCCACTCGGGAGGTCTTAAGTACCAAATTTAAAGAAATCATGGAGAAGAGCGATGCAGTTAAACGTTGA
- a CDS encoding peptide ABC transporter ATP-binding protein — protein MQLNVEDVYKSYGAKGFFKGSRQQTILENINLTCRQGECLGIIGESGSGKSTLGRLLTGIEKPDSGTITIAGKDIFNRQQRFGNISVVFQDYRSSINPFFSVEAAILEPLKAAEKKGNLDIFIDELLVKVGLSPQYRSKYPHELSGGEVQRVCIARAISTEPSYILLDEAVSSLDVTIQLQILDLLIALKDNYGMGYIFITHDLQVAAYICDRMMIFKDGQIQETLDTKDLSQVKSIYAKKLLQHHISF, from the coding sequence ATGCAGTTAAACGTTGAAGATGTCTACAAGTCATACGGGGCAAAGGGTTTTTTCAAAGGTAGCCGCCAACAAACCATACTTGAAAATATTAATCTAACATGTAGGCAGGGAGAATGCCTAGGGATTATTGGGGAGAGTGGGAGTGGCAAATCAACACTTGGGCGATTATTAACGGGTATTGAAAAGCCTGATAGCGGTACTATTACAATCGCTGGAAAGGATATTTTTAATAGGCAACAGCGTTTTGGCAATATTAGTGTTGTTTTTCAGGATTACCGTTCCTCCATCAATCCATTTTTTTCTGTAGAAGCAGCTATTTTAGAGCCTTTAAAAGCAGCTGAAAAGAAAGGAAATCTGGATATCTTTATAGATGAATTACTTGTAAAGGTTGGACTGTCGCCACAATACAGAAGTAAATACCCTCATGAATTATCAGGTGGTGAGGTTCAACGAGTATGTATAGCAAGAGCAATTTCTACTGAACCCAGTTATATTTTATTAGACGAAGCTGTTAGTTCATTGGATGTCACAATACAACTACAAATTCTAGATTTACTAATAGCGTTAAAAGATAATTATGGTATGGGCTATATCTTTATTACACATGATCTCCAAGTGGCAGCCTATATTTGTGATCGAATGATGATTTTTAAGGATGGGCAAATACAAGAAACACTCGATACAAAAGACTTATCTCAGGTAAAATCCATTTATGCTAAAAAGCTATTACAACATCATATATCCTTTTAA